GTCAATCTTTTCGGCCGGGACCTTTTTGGCGGCCCATCGATTTTTTGCGGCAGCCGGTTGTTCTTTCTGCCAGGGGGGCGGTTGTTCGATGGCCCGGGGCAGGTCCGGGCCGCCGTATTTAAGCTCCGGGGCAGCGCCCGGATGGCTTTTCTTGTAGAGCAGCACGGCATTGCCCAGCGCCAAGGCCACAATAAAAAAAATTATTACCTTTTTTTCATCCGGCGTTAACCCAAACATATTCCCCACCAACCAAGCGTTAAAACTTGATCTCCACCGAGGCATTGAAGGCGGTTCGGTCGCTGTTATTGCTCCTGGCAATCTTGTCCTTGGTGAAGCTGTAGTCAACCGAGGCCGATCCGGTGATGCTTCTGGTGAAATTGTACTTGGCGCTGGGCGACATGGTAAATGAGTGAACCAGCGAGGTGTAGCCCAGCTCGGTTATCTTTTCATAGCTGGTCTCGGCAAGCAGCTGTTTCAGGGCGGCTATCTCCCCTTCCGGGATCTCATTCCTGGCGCCGATGATGGAATAGCCGAACAGTGATGCCAGGCTGAGCTCGCTGTTGAATTTTATCCTCTTTTTGCCCAGCTTCCACAGGTTGAGCTTGAAACCCTTGGGGGCGCTGAAGGAATAGGAAACGGAACTGCTGGTCTTAAAGGTCTGGTTGTAGGTGTCCCGCCCCTGGCCGATAATGTCGTCGTTCTTCTGGCTGCTGTAATCAAAGGCCAGGCTGGTGCTGATGTTCTTCTTCCATCTCCCGGACATTGAAAGTATCGGGCTGAAATTGTTCTTGGTGGAGATCCTGACCAGCGCCTTCTGGTTCTCCCAGGTCTTGTCGATGGTCCGGCTGTAAGAGGAGGTCAGGCTGGCGCTGGTCAGGGTCTTTTTCCACAGGCCCCATCTCTCCAGGCCGGCCAGGGTGGCCCTCAGCTCAGGCCAGGTGACGCTGCGGCTGGAGTTCTGGGCATCGCCCACAATGATGGTATCATCGCTGCGGCGGAAGGAAAGGTTCAGCGACAGCCTCATCAGCTCCAGGCTGGTGCCCAGGGAGTATGAGTTGCGGATGGTATTGCGGTCGGCGCTGGCCTGAAAATACCTGGGGATATCCGCCACCTGCTGCTTCAGGCCGAACTGGTACAACAGATCGGGGCGCCTCATCAGCAGGTTCGAGGCCTGGCTGGAGTTATCACGGCTGAACGAGGCCTGGACCCCTCCCAGCTTGTTGAACAGGTAATCGATCTTTGTCACCAGCCATCGGGGGCTTCCCACCTCGGCCGAATCGTCCCGGGCCTTGTTGCGCCAGCCGGTGACTTTGGCCAGCCATTTGCCCACCTCCAGGCTGCTGTTCAGGGACAGGCTGTTGGAATTGCTGACGTTCAGCAGGTGGAAGGTGTCCACGATGCTGGGCTTGGCAGCCAGGCTGTGGCCCTCGCTGTATTGGGTGGAGAAGGCCAGGCTGGGCTTGATGACCTTCAGCCAGCCCAGGGTGGTGCTGTAGTTCACCCTCTGGGAACGTGAGGTCTCGGACCCCAGGCCGAACTTTCTGGCCCATTCCCCCTGAAAGAACCGGTCCTTCAGGTTTCTGGTGGTGTTGAAGGAGTAACTCAACGAATTCATCAGCTGCCAGGAGAGCTGTCCCTGGCCGTTTCGGGTCTCCCCGCTGCCATTGTTGTTCTTGACACCGGTAAGCTTGTCCCAATACCAACGCTGGGTTTGGTTGCGGGACCATCCCAGGCCCAGGGAGCTGGGCAGATAATAAAATTGCCACCCCGGCCAGGTCTTGAAGGATTTTTTTTCTCCCGAGCTCCAGCCATAGCCCAGGCTCAGGCCGGTGGAGGTGTTGCTGTCCGCCGTGGTCCGGCTGTCGGAGACGCTGCGGCTCCAATTGAACCGGGGCGAGATCCGGTCGATGGTAAGATTGGTCAGCCACCATTGGGTCATGCTCTTGGAGAAGGAAACGTCAAACCCGGCATTCCGGGAGAAGGCCCTCTGGGCCCGGCTCTCCTCCTCGGTAAGCCTGATATCGTCAGCCCCGTATTCGCCATACTGCTGGGATTCGCCGTATCGGAAGCCGACGGGAAGGGCCAGCCCCAGCCGTTCCAGATACAGCTTATGGGCATTGAGGCTGCCGTTCAGGCTGTAGCTTATATTCTTGACCCCGGAGCCGGTGCCGTCGGTATCGATCCCATACCAGTGGCTTCCGGTCTTGTTGTATGCGGCGTTGAGCGATAACAGGTCGGCAAAGTTGATCGAGGCGCTGGAGGCAATGGCGGTGCCCCGGTCCCGGCGGACATCGTCCAGCCGCAGTTCGTCGAACCAGACCTCGTCGCTGAAGATCCGGCCGGTGTCGTCATTGAAAATGCACAAAGCGATCCCGTTAAGTTCCTTCAAGCTGGGATTTCCCTTCAGGGAATAGTTGCCGCTGGTCCTTATCTTATTGGTGGTATCCGTCGGGAACGGCAGCTTCTTCAGGTCGCTGAAGGTTAGGACATCCATGATCATCTCCTGCCAGCCGGAAGACAGCGTTTGCTTGTATTGATAGTAACTGTTGGGATCGTTGCCGATCAGCCGCAGGGCGAACGATTTCCTGACCCGGGTGGTGTCGTTGCTGTGGGCCCAGATCTTCAGGGTTTTATACCCGGTGTAATTATTCTCCTTATCCCGCAGTATTTTCCAGGCTTTGACATAATGCCCGGAGCCCAGGCTGTCGATGTTGAAAACCAGGCTCTGCTCGAACTCCACCCTCCCTTGGTCGTCCTTCTGTTCGGTATTGGGGGGCAGACTATAATCGGGATTATCCCGATTGTTCTTTACCTCTATGGTGAACTTTTCGGAGGAGGCCACGGCGTCGAGGGTGTCGTTGGAAAAAACCCCCTCCTCCTGCCAGCGGTTGCCGCTGACCTCTACCATGGCTATCTCAAAAGCGGTGCTGGCCGGACAGCTGTCCACCCAGATCCGGGCATACTGTATGGAACTCCAGCCCAGCTGGGGCCCCACCGGCTGGGCGGTATCCAGCAGAGCCGACAGCTGGTGCCAGCCATAAGCATTGGTATCACTTTTAGAGAGATCGAAACGGAAAGTGTAATAATTATTGCCCAGCTGGGGCACGTCCAGAGAATCCAGACCGTTCATCTTGAGATCCTCGGTATCGTAATAACCGTTGCCCTCGGTGCCGTTTATTTTGCTGTAATCCGGTTTGGTTATGTCAACCACATAATCATCGGCCCCGTCGTCGCCCGATGAGGCCAAATAAGTGCTGTCATTACCCTTCACCCGGTCCAGGCCGATATCGTGGGCATCCATTAATACCGGCTCCCGGTTGAGGTTCAAAGGCTCGCAGTCCACTTTATTATTCTGGGGATGCAAACCCTTCTTGGTCCACCACACCTGATCCTCATCTATATTACGGCCGATATCTATATGGACTATTCCTTTACTATTTAAGCCCCTTATCCAGAGGTTCAGCAGTTTGCTCTGGCTTAAGTCCAGCCCGGTTTTGCTTAACAGCTGGGTGACCCCGGCCCAAGAGTTCAGAGTGTCCTGATGTCCGGCTTCATATATCAACCGCAATGTTCTGATGGTTTCGTTCCTCTGGGTCTCGTCGGTGATGGCGGGATTGATCTCCTTCATGGTGACCTGGGTGGTGGGGTTGTACCAGTAAAATGTTCTGGCCAGCATGGTGTCGGTCTTGCCCGGGGGGACGCTGGTGCGCACCCAGGCCGAGCGGCTGAGGTTGAACTCGTCGGACACCTTGCTGCCGTCCATATCGTCAATGTACACCTGGCCCTTGGTATTGGGGTTGGGAAAGTTGCCGGCGATCTCGCCGGTAAGCTTAAAGTTTGACGGGGCCTCGGTCTCCACCAGGGGCAGGGCATTGGTCCAGCTGGTGAGAAAATCGGGGGCGGCCTGGTAGCTTCCGTCCAGCCCGGCCACGATTATCCGGCGGGGCTCCTCGCCCAGCCGGGGCTTTTCATCCGGGGTCTGCTCGCTGCGGTACAGCCAGGTGCCTCCCAGCTGCCCGCTCTCCCCGAATTTATAGATGCCCCGCAGGCCGGCCAGGGTCTTGGACCCCAGAGCGAACGACGGCAGGTACTGGTAATCTATCTTAAGGGCGGCGCTGCTGCCCTGGAGGATGGTCTTGATCCGGTCGTTGAAGGTGACGGTGCCCATATCGTAATCCACCGTATATTCGCTGGAAGAGACCGGTGATCCGTTCAGGGTGACGCTGACCGTCCCCTCCAGCAGACGGCCCGGGGCATTCAGGGCATACATTGCCACGGTGGACTTATAGGTGATCAAAAAACGGAATTTGGCGGAATAATTGGTCAAATTCTTCACCCGGTAGATATCGGGGCAGCTGTCCGGCAGGGCCGGGGACAGGAACGGTTGATCTTGAGGGAAGGAGAAATAGCCCTCCTCTTGATTGATATAATAATCATTAAGGTTTCCGTCAGATTCCAGGAACAGAAGCTCCAGGAATGTTTTCTGGCTGTCAAGATCATTCTCCAACCATTCATTCTCTTTGCGGTATTGCAGCTTTATGGTCAGGGTGGAGAAATCGATCCCTCGTCCATTTAACGAATAATAATTTCTTTTTTCATAATTCCAACAGTAGCCGTTTATGGAATCCGGGGGCTGGCAGTTGGCCGGCTTCACCAGCATCAGGGTGTCCGAATTGTCGAAATCATGCTTGCTGGGATAATAACCGCCGTTTTTGGTCTTGTAGGCCACCCCCAGCACCGATTGGTCATAGATGCCGTTGGTAAGGATTATCCGTCCGGTGACGGGATTGTCCAGGATGAAATCGGTGATCTCGGTCTTGATGTCCATTTTAACCGGGCCGTAAATGGTATCCCGGGCAATTCCCCTGAAATCCCGCCAGCTCCGGTCCTTCAGATAATGGGGGATGGCATTGGGGGTGACGTAATCATTGCCCGACTTAATATATACTTTTATGGCCTCAATAGCATCGCCCCCCGCCAATCCCCCGGGAATGATCTCATATACCGTATACTGCATGAATTCATTGTCCGGATGGGTGACGGAAGACGCTACGTTCGAGCCGGAGAAGGTGTTGGTCTGGTTCTGTCCCTCGTCCTTGCTGGCGATGGCCGTCAGCTCGAAGCCCCCCAGCCGGGCCACCCCTTTCAGCCCGAACAGGCCCTTGTGGACCGTGGTCAATCCGCCCACCAGCGAGGAGCCGCTCAGGGAAAATTCGGTGTCGCCGGCCTCCAGGCTCTGCAGCACCTCGTCCTCCTGGCCCTCGTACCGCAGACGGACCTTGCTGCGCTTGTCAATTTCGGCCTCGCTGTCGTAATCGATCAGAACATGGACCCGGTCCCCGATCACCCCCTCCAGGTTCACCCGTTGCTCCTGCTTGATGTTTATCTTGTTGTCGTCGGTGGTGGCATTGGCGTCCAGGTCCCGGCCGATCTGGTTATAAGTGGTCCGGTCGTATCCGGCGGTTATCTTCTGGTTGCCGCTGACCTTTATCTGGGCCCCGGAGCCGAAGGCCTTGCCCAGCCCCGGAATGGGTATCTGGATATCGGGGATCAAACCCTCCCCGGTCCTCTCCTGGGGCGGCTTTGACAAAAAGGCATAATTATTCTTTGACCAGACGCTGTCAGTTCCAGCAGTTCGCAGTTTTTCCCAGAAGGCGGGCAAGCTGTAATACCGGATGGCAAATGGCTGCTGAGAAACAAGCTCCTGTTCTATCATCAGCCCCAGCCGGTAGTCGATGCTATAGCTGCTGGTCTGGGCGCTTTTCCGGAAGCCTTCAGCATTATAATCCGCCGTGATATCCTCCCATGGTCCGAATTCCTGGGCCCCGGCCTTTCCGGCGATGGTCAACGCCAGGGCCCCCATTACGGCAGCTAAAGATAGCGGATATATTTTGGATTTTCTATTGAGCATATGGTTAGTTTATCACAGCTTATGTTTCAACTTCAATAAAAATTCTTGCTTTTTGAGCAAATACCGTATAACATTACAGGCCTATGAAGATAATCGACCGGTATCTGATAAAGGGCCATGTCCTTCCGTTTATTCTGGCCCTGACCGTGCTGACCTTCGTTCTGCTGATGGACCGGCTGTTCGAGCTTATCAATATGATCATCCAGAAAAAGGTGCCGATCCTGATAGTCAGCAAGGTGTTTTTCCTGAGCCTCCCCTACATGCTGACCATGACCATCCCCATGGCGGTGCTGGTGGCGGTGATCATGAATTACGGGCGCTTGGCCCAGGACAACGAGCTGACGGCCATAAGATCCAGCGGGACCCCCTTTATCAGGCTTATCATCGCTCCCTTCCTGGCCGGGATCATCCTGACCGCCGGGCTGTATTTTTTCAACGACCGCCTGATGCCCGAGACCAACCACATGGTCAAGAACCTGCTGATGGACATCTCCGAGACCAAGCCCACCCTGCAGCTCAAAGAGAACATATTCATCACCGACTTTCCCGATTACAATATCCTGATCCGGCGGATCGACCCCAAAACCTCGGAGCTGGGAAATATCACCATCTATGAGCAGAGGGGGAATTCCCAGCCCCGGACCATCCTGGCATCCCGGGGGAGGCTGATGGTGACCCCCCAGGCCGCCTCGCTGAGGCTGGAACTGATGGACGGGGAGATCCACCAGCTGGACCCCGAGGACAAGACCCGCTATCACCGCATCAGTTTCAAAAAACATATTTTATATCTGCCCATGGACCCCCAGATCCAGCATCAGGTGCGGACCTACCGCAGCGATCGGGAGATGTCCTCGGGCATGATGCAGCAGGTGATCGCCGATATCCGGAAAGAATTGAGACCCCTGGAGGCCCAGCTGGCCGACAGCTCCGGTCTTCCGCCCCCCCGCTTGAGCCAGTTGTCTTCGGAGGTCCACAACCGGGTGTCGGAGATCCGGCGCTACCAGGTGGAGATCCAGAAGAAAATGGCCATCCCGGCGGCCTGCCTGGTGTTCATCCTGATCGGGGCCCCCCTGGGCATCATCACCCGCAAGGGCAACTTGGGGGTCAGCTTCGGGCTGTCCTTGGGATTTTTCGTCCTGTATTATATAGCCCTGATCGGCGGCGAGGAGTTGGCCGACCGGCAGATCCTTTCCCCGGTGCTGGCCATGTGGGCCGCCAACATGGTGCTGGGAGGCTGCGGCCTGATCCTGCTATTCTGGAAGAATTATGAACTCAGATTCAAAAAGAACCGATATGCCGATAAAAATACTGGATAGATATCTCACTCGGGAATTCCTGAAATCGCTGATCTTTTCGCAGACCGCCTTTGTGCTGATCTTCGTGCTGGTGGATATCTTCGAAAAGCTGGATATGTTCATCGACCACCGGGCGCCCTATCATCTGGTGGCCCTGTTCTATATCTATCAGATACCGTATATCATGATCCTGACCCTGCCGGTGGCCATGTTGTTGGCCAGCATGGCCACCATCAGCCAGATGGCGCGCCACCACGAGATCGTGGCCATGAAAGCCGCCGGGCTGAGCCTCTACCGGATATTCGCCCCCCTGTTCATATTGGGACTGCTGATAAGCCTGGCGGTGATGGCGGTGGGCGAGACCATCGTGCCGATCACCAACCAGAAAAAAGGCAACCTGGAGAGGATCCGGATAAAGAAGCAGCTTTCCCAGGAGCCCCAGACCAGGTTCAACCTGCTGTACGACGGCAGCCAGGGCCGCCAGTTTTTCATCAAAAGATACAACGTGGAAAAAGCGGTGATGGATTCGGTCTCCATTTTCCAGGTCGACCAGCAGAACCGGATATTGCAGCGGATAGACGCGGCCAAAGGCGTCTGGACCGGAAACGTCTGGCTGCTGGAAAAGGTCATAATCAGAAATTTCCGTCCCGACGGCACGGAGATCTCCGACAGCCTGCAGCAATTAAAACTCACCGGCTATGAGGAGGCCCCGGCTTCCTTCTCCAAGCGCGAGCTGCTGCCCGACGAGATGGGTTTCTTTGAATTGCGCCAGTTTATCGATCGGCTAAAAAGATCCGGCAACCAGGTCCAGCAATCGGTGGTGGATCTGTACCTCAAGCTATCCTTCCCCTTCGCCAATTTTATCATCCTGCTGTTCGGGCTTCCCCTGCTGTCCAATTCCCGCAAAGGCAGCACGGCCTCGGGCTTTGCCATATCGTTGTTGACCTGTTTTGTTTTTTGGGGATTGCTGCAGACCGGACGGGCCCTGGGGCACAGTGCCACACTTTCGCCCATCCTGGCGGCCTGGCTGCCCAACATCATATTCGGGGCCATCGGAGCCTTCCTGCTCTACCGGGCTCCCAAATAAAACGACCGATCCGGCCCAGCAATAACCACCGCCCCCGGACAGACATTGCCCTGGGGGTCCAGACTGACGAGGCTTCTGGCGGTTATTGCTGACGTTGATCGGTCGTTAAATATGCTCCGGCGAATTTTTATGGAATGCCTGACAGGCTCCGGCCTGTCAGGCATTTTTTTGATGACTGATTATTTTAGGTTCCCATCTCCCAGGAGGCCAGGTATTTTTTCTGCTCGGGGGTCAGGGCATCCAGCTTGGTGCCCATGGCCTGCAGTTTGATCTGGGCGATCTTGTTATCCAGCTCCAGCGGCAGGGCGTAGACCTTTTTATCCATGCCCTTTCCCTTCTTGACCAGCATCTCGGCCGCCAGGGCCTGGTTGGCAAAGCTCATGTCCATCACGCTGGCCGGATGCCCCTCGGCTGCCGCCAGGTTGATCAGCCGGCCCTCGCCCAGGATGATGACCTTGCGGCCGTTCTTGAGGGTGTACTCCTCCACGAACTCCCGGGTGGTCCTGACCGACTTGGAGGCCTTTTTAAGGCCGTCTATGTCCAGCTCGACGTTGAAGTGCCCGGAATTGCAGATGATGGCTCCGTCCTTCATGGCCTTGAAATGCTCCGGACGGACCACGTTGATATTGCCGGTGACGGTCACAAAGACATCGCCGATCTTGGCCGCCTGGGACATGGGCATCACCCGGAAGCCGTCCATCACGGCCTCCAGCCCCTTGACCGAATCTATCTCGGTGATGATGACGTTGGAGCCCATCCCCCTGGCCCTCATGGCCAGCCCCCGGCCGCACCAGCCGTAGCCGGCCACCACCACGGTAGAGCCGGCCAGCAGGATATTGGTGGCCCGGATGATGCCGTCCAGGGTGCTCTGCCCGGTGCCGTAGCGGTTGTCGAACATGTATTTGGTCTGGGAATCGTTGACCGCTATCACCGGAAAGGCCAGGGTCCCGGCCTTCTGCATGCTGCGCAGGCGGATGACGCCGGTGGTGGTCTCCTCGGTGCTGCCGATGATGTTCTTGATAAGATCCTGGCGGGTGGTATGCAGGGTGGAGACCAGGTCGGCCCCGTCGTCCATGGTGATATGGGGCCGCTGATCCAGGGCCTGGTTGATGTGCTTGTAATAGAGCTTGTTGTCCTCGCCCTTGACCGAGAAGGTCTGGATGCTGTAATCCTTGACCAGGGCGGCGGCCACGTCGTCCTGGGTGGACAGCGGATTGGAGGCGCACAGCCGAAGCTCGGCTCCGCCGGCCTTCAGGGTTCGCATCAGGTTGGCGGTCTCGGCGGTGACATGCAGGCAGGCCGAGATCTTGTATCCTTTGAGCGGCTTGTCCTTTTCGAACCTGGTGCGGATGGTCTGCAGCACCGGCATGTATTTGTCGGCCCACTCTATCCGGTTCTTGCCCTTGGTGGCCAGTTTGATGTCCTTGATATCGTAATTCATTCTTTCTCCTTTTGTTTTTTGCATCTATTCAGCCTTACTTGTACCATCGTTTCTCAAGATTGGCCACATAAAGCACATAAATCAGAAAACAAGATATTTTAATTGTATTTTTAGCTTGCAAGACGGAATGCCAATGCCCGCGGCGCGCTTAGATTCAAGTGCTTGGACATTTGCTAATCGGCCATTGCTTTCTCAACCATTTTGTGCCATCTGTGCCTTTTGTGGTTGAAGAGTTGCTATTTCTTGGCTGCGGATTTCAGTTTGTCGGACAGGTCGGTCTTCTCCCAGGGGAAGCCCTCATCCTCCCGCCCGAAATGGCCGTAGGCGGCGGTCTTGCGGTAGATGGGCTGGCGCAGTTTGAGCATGTTGATGATCCCGTGGGGGGTCAGGTCGAAGTACTGCCTGATCAGCTTGGTCAGTTTGGCATCCTCCACCTTGCCGGTGCCGTAGGTCTCCACCATGATGGACACCGGCTCGGCCACCCCGATGGCGTAGGCCAGCTGGATCTCACAGCGGGCGGCCAGGCCGGCGGCCACGATGTTCTTGGCGATGTACCTGGCGGCATAGGCCGCGCTGCGGTCCACCTTGGTGGGGTCCTTGCCAGAGAAGCAGCCGCCGCCGTGGCGCCCGATGCCGCCGTAGGTGTCGACGATGATCTTTCGCCCGGTCAGTCCGGTGTCGCCCTGGGGCCCGCCGATCACGAACCGGCCGGTGGGGTTGACCATGATCTTGGTCCGGTCGTCCATCATCTTGCTGTCCACCACCCGGTTGATGACATGCTTGATGATATCCCGCTTGACCTTGTCCTCGGAAACATTGGCGTCATGCTGGGTGGAGACCACGATGGTGTCCACCCTCTTGGGCACGCCGTTGACGTATTCGACGGTCACCTGGGACTTGCCGTCGGGGCGCAGGTAGTCCATGGCGCCCTTTTTGCGGACCTCGGACAGCCTCTTGCACAGCTTATGGGCCAGGCTGATGGGCATCGGCATCAGCTCCGGAGTCTCGTTGCAGGCATAGCCGAACATCATCCCCTGGTCGCCGGCCCCGCCGGTATCCACCCCCATGGCGATGTCGCAGGACTGCTCCTGGATGGAGGTGATCACCGCGCAGGTCTCGTAATCGAACCCGCTCTTGGCGTCGGTATAGCCGATATCCTTGATGGTCTCCCGCACCAGCCGCGGTATATCGATGTAACAATTGGTCGATATCTCGCCCGCCACCAGCACCATCCCGGTGGTCACCAGGGTCTCGCAGGCCACCCGGCCGTTTATATCCTGATCCAGGATGGCATCCAGTATCGCATCCGATACCTGGTCGCACATCTTGTCGGGATGCCCTTCGGTCACCGACTCGGAAGTCAAAAGGTGTCTCTCCGTCATTTTACGCTCCTTGAATTTTATGATTTATATTTGTTTATGATAGATCCACTTCGGAGCCGTCCCCCACGCTCAGCTTCCGTTGTTTGCCCTTGACCACGGCGTTATCGCCGATGATGGATTTTTTAAGCATGATCGAGTCCAGGCATACGTTCCGGCCGATGATGGTGTCGCTGATAAGGGCATTCTTTATATGGCTACCGGCGGCCACCGACACATAGGGCCCGATCACCGATTTTTCGATCCGGGCGGAGGGGTCTATGGATACCGGGTTGTTGATGACCACCCCCTTGATTTTAACGGATTTTTGGAGATACAGGTCAAGCAGCTGCCGGTTGGTGTCCAGCAGGGTCTCCGGCTTTCCGCAATCGTACCAACCGTCGACGGCGAAGGTCTCCATGGTCTGGCCCCGATCGATCAGCAGTTGCAGGGCGTCGGTCAGCTGATATTCGCCCTTGGTCCTGATGTTCTTTTCCATCAGGGTGCTGATGGCGCTATACAGCTTCGGCATGTCTTTGATCAGATAGATGCCGACGATGGCCAGATTGCTCCGGGGATGCTCCGGTTTCTCCACCAGTTTGGTGATCTTGCCGTGTTGATGCTCCACCACACCGAAACGCCGGGGATCGCTGACCTCCTTGACCCCTATCTGGCTGTTTTTTTTGGATAGCAGCTTCTTAA
The Candidatus Edwardsbacteria bacterium RifOxyA12_full_54_48 DNA segment above includes these coding regions:
- a CDS encoding LPS export ABC transporter permease LptG, encoding MPIKILDRYLTREFLKSLIFSQTAFVLIFVLVDIFEKLDMFIDHRAPYHLVALFYIYQIPYIMILTLPVAMLLASMATISQMARHHEIVAMKAAGLSLYRIFAPLFILGLLISLAVMAVGETIVPITNQKKGNLERIRIKKQLSQEPQTRFNLLYDGSQGRQFFIKRYNVEKAVMDSVSIFQVDQQNRILQRIDAAKGVWTGNVWLLEKVIIRNFRPDGTEISDSLQQLKLTGYEEAPASFSKRELLPDEMGFFELRQFIDRLKRSGNQVQQSVVDLYLKLSFPFANFIILLFGLPLLSNSRKGSTASGFAISLLTCFVFWGLLQTGRALGHSATLSPILAAWLPNIIFGAIGAFLLYRAPK
- a CDS encoding adenosylhomocysteinase produces the protein MNYDIKDIKLATKGKNRIEWADKYMPVLQTIRTRFEKDKPLKGYKISACLHVTAETANLMRTLKAGGAELRLCASNPLSTQDDVAAALVKDYSIQTFSVKGEDNKLYYKHINQALDQRPHITMDDGADLVSTLHTTRQDLIKNIIGSTEETTTGVIRLRSMQKAGTLAFPVIAVNDSQTKYMFDNRYGTGQSTLDGIIRATNILLAGSTVVVAGYGWCGRGLAMRARGMGSNVIITEIDSVKGLEAVMDGFRVMPMSQAAKIGDVFVTVTGNINVVRPEHFKAMKDGAIICNSGHFNVELDIDGLKKASKSVRTTREFVEEYTLKNGRKVIILGEGRLINLAAAEGHPASVMDMSFANQALAAEMLVKKGKGMDKKVYALPLELDNKIAQIKLQAMGTKLDALTPEQKKYLASWEMGT
- a CDS encoding methionine adenosyltransferase, with the translated sequence MTERHLLTSESVTEGHPDKMCDQVSDAILDAILDQDINGRVACETLVTTGMVLVAGEISTNCYIDIPRLVRETIKDIGYTDAKSGFDYETCAVITSIQEQSCDIAMGVDTGGAGDQGMMFGYACNETPELMPMPISLAHKLCKRLSEVRKKGAMDYLRPDGKSQVTVEYVNGVPKRVDTIVVSTQHDANVSEDKVKRDIIKHVINRVVDSKMMDDRTKIMVNPTGRFVIGGPQGDTGLTGRKIIVDTYGGIGRHGGGCFSGKDPTKVDRSAAYAARYIAKNIVAAGLAARCEIQLAYAIGVAEPVSIMVETYGTGKVEDAKLTKLIRQYFDLTPHGIINMLKLRQPIYRKTAAYGHFGREDEGFPWEKTDLSDKLKSAAKK